NNNNNNNNNNNNNNNNNNNNNNNNNNNNNNNNNNNNNNNNNNNNNNNNNNNNNNNNNNNNNNNNNNNNNNNNNNNNNNNNNNNNNNNNNNNNNNNNNNNNNNNNNNNNNNNNNNNNNNNNNNNNNNNNNNNNNNNNNNNNNNNNNNNNNNNNNNNNNNNNNNNNNNNNNNNNNNNNNNNNNNNNNNNNNNNNNNNNNNNNNNNNNNNNNNNNNNNNNNNNNNNNNNNNNNNNNNNNNNNNNNNNNNNNNNNNNNNNNNNNNNNNNNNNNNNNNNNNNNNNNNNNNNNNNNNNNNNNNNNNNNNNNNNNNNNNNNNNNNNNNNNNNNNNNNNNNNNNNNNNNNNNNNNNNNNNNNNNNNNNNNNNNNNNNNNNNNNNNNNNNNNNNNNNNNNNNNNNNNNNNNNNNNNNNNNNNNNNNNNNNNNNNNNNNNNNNNNNNNNNNNNNNNNNNNNNNNNNNNNNNNNNNNNNNNNNNNNNNNNNNNNNNNNNNNNNNNNNNNNNNNNNNNNNNNNNNNNNNNNNNNNNNNNNNNNNNNNNNNNNNNNNNNNNNNNNNNNNNNNNNNNNNNNNNNNNNNNNNNNNNNNNNNNNNNNNNNNNNNNNNNNNNNNNNNNNNNNNNNNNNNNNNNNNNNNNNNNNNNNNNNNNNNNNNNNNNNNNNNNNNNNNNNNNNNNNNNNNNNNNNNNNNNNNNNNNNNNNNNNNNNNNNNNNNNNNNNNNNNNNNNNNNNNNNNNNNNNNNNNNNNNNNNNNNNNNNNNNNNNNNNNNNNCTTTGGCCTGATGTGATAACAACACTTCCTCTTAATGGAATGTGTCACGATTTTTGTTTAACAAATCCTCGTTTGTTACCAATTCACCACATAGTCTAAGACTATAAGTGATTCTCATAAGATCAGAGTGATAATTGTCCACGGATTCATATTCCTGGAACCTTAGAGCTTCCCATTTTTCTTGGATTTGTGCAACAATGGCTCACAAAATCTAGAATTCAATAATGACCAAAGATTATGAGGATCATTAACATATCCAAATAAAACCATACGGTTTAAGGTGTGGATCAATGTATTTTTCAGATTTAAGGTCCTCTTATTTCAAACACAAGGTTTCAAGGCCTTTAGGGATTCTATCTTAGATGATCAAGAAAATGTTCCATATTTTCTTCATCCCATTAGATCGGATCATTTAGTATAATAATTTTTTTTTCAATTCAGATCAGATTGCTTGAAAACTATGAATGATCTATATCCCTAACAGTCGAGATTTCATGTTCAGTATGCAATATTAGTATGCAATATTAGTATGCAATCAAGCAAACCAATTCAATCATGAAATCAGGTTAGGGTTTTAGAAAAATATACCATATATTTATTATTATTTTTTTCAAAAAATAATCAAATCAGAAATTATTGTGACTTAAAAAAATAAATCAGGAAGATTTGATTTATTCAAGCAATTTATTATATACTTTTCGATTTAAAAATAAATATATTTTCTCAGATATATCTCTGATATTTCGATTTTAAATATTAAAAAAAATATATTTTTTTCAATCCTAATCAAGTTCTAGCCATTATCAATCATCAGGAAAACAAATTTCTCAGACAAGAACAGTAGGTAAAACCTCGAATTAATTTATGAAATCATGATCAGATTTTCTAAAAAAAATATGTAACATGCAGTGCTTAACAGTTCTAGTTGATTCAGATCAGATAAGAACATTAAACAGGACAATAATGATAAGTTTAAGCAAGTAACAGTCGGTTTCTTTCAACATATAGCAGTCATATTTTTTTAAAAAAATTGTTTAACTTTCAATCCTAAACAGTTCTTATGTGAAACTATCATCATGAAAAGTTTTAAACAATTTTAAAATTAGTTTCAGATTAAAAACAGGTTCAAAACAAGTTCAGGTTCGAGATTTTAAAGAGTTTATGGTTTCTGGTTTTATTTTATTTGCAGAGACATGTTGCTAAATATAGCTACATGGCTGCGGATGGTGGTATTTAATACTTTATGGGTTTTAGATGAGTTTTCGATGATACCTGAAAACTTTTGATGGGTTGATCGGTCTATCAGTTAGAGATCTTCCTGGTTAGCTGATGGATTGCTTGGAATTATTGTTTTTGTTGCTGCTTGTTGGAATAGGAGACTGGTATATGGTTGAGAGAGATTTTGGTTTCTGGAACAAATTTTCCGCCTGTATTGTAGCTGAGCGTGGGGGCGCGTCCGAACTCCGATTGATGCGGGGTTAGCCGCGTTGGCTTCGTCTTGTCAAGAGTTTTAATTTGGTATCTGGCTCGTCGTCTGGATCCACCGGAGTTGAGGGAAAGAGCTGTTTGAAGTTTGTCGGGAATTAGAGTTTTTACTGCTCGGATTTATTTCTGGTTTTTAGGGTTAGGGTTTATGAGAGCAACGTCGTGCTGATAACGTGTTGTAAATGAAGTGTTGGGGAAATACTTCTGTTATCATTACTGTCGACCAGAAGATCCATATATATACAAGGTATTAGACCGTCATAAGGTCATGTTTATCCTAACAAGATAAGGATAAGGATAAACACTATGTTACAGATATACATAGAAAATATACTAGATAAATACATAGTCTATGGTTGTCTTTATCATGTCCTGGATTGGGCCTGCAGTACGGACTGGTCCACGGTCGATCATCATTTGGTTTATAACAAAATGGTTTATATTTAGGAAAATAAAACAATATTTCTTTAATGTTTACAGCTTCAAAATGGACAACCAAAATGGAAATGGCTGCCATTTACAAAATACAACGATCATTCCTTATTCGTTTCTCCTATCATAACATTACACGTAAATATCTCTATATATTCTTTTCATTATTTGTATTAAAAAAAGAAAGATTTGAAGAAAAATTAAGGATTTAAAAAGAGTGAAAAGGGGACGAATCACATCACATGATGGAGCAGCTTTGTGGGTTCTCTTCGCTGAAGTAATCGCATCTGTTGAGAGGGCATGGTCTGTAACAAGGTGGTGGGCCACCTCCCCAGCTATCATACACTGGTCGTCCGTAGCACTCGTACGGTTGCGGTGGTGGCATTCCGTATCCATTGAACGCTGGCCCACCTCCATAACCGTCGTAGTATGGCCCACAACACATGGCTACGGGCTGCCCTTGGGGCATCATCGGCACAGCTTGTGGTGGCGGTCCTGGACCTGCTGCCGCCGGTGCGGGTTTGGGAGCTGCGGATTCTTTTGGCTTCTCGGGTTGCTTCGGCTTCTCAGCATCTTTTGGTTTTTCAGACTGTTTAGGCTTCTCTGCTTCTTTGGGCTTTTCAGGCTGTTTCGGCTTCTCAGCCTCTTTGGGCTTCTCGGCCGCCTTAGGCTTCTCAGCCTCCTTAGGCTTCTCAGCGGCTTTGG
This sequence is a window from Brassica oleracea var. oleracea cultivar TO1000 chromosome C1, BOL, whole genome shotgun sequence. Protein-coding genes within it:
- the LOC106326459 gene encoding pollen-specific leucine-rich repeat extensin-like protein 1 isoform X2 encodes the protein MMKLKVDLDCAKCYKKVKKVLCKIPQIRDQWFDEKSNIVIIKVVCCSPERIMDKLCSKGGGSIKTIEIIEQPKPPQPQPQAQPLPQKPKDAPKAAEKPKQPEKPKEAEKPKQSEKPKDAEKPKQPEKPKESAAPKPAPAAAGPGPPPQAVPMMPQGQPVAMCCGPYYDGYGGGPAFNGYGMPPPQPYECYGRPVYDSWGGGPPPCYRPCPLNRCDYFSEENPQSCSIM
- the LOC106326459 gene encoding pollen-specific leucine-rich repeat extensin-like protein 1 isoform X1, translating into MMKLKVDLDCAKCYKKVKKVLCKIPQIRDQWFDEKSNIVIIKVVCCSPERIMDKLCSKGGGSIKTIEIIEQPKPPQPQPQAQPLPQKPKDAPKAAEKPKEAEKPKAAEKPKEAEKPKQPEKPKEAEKPKQSEKPKDAEKPKQPEKPKESAAPKPAPAAAGPGPPPQAVPMMPQGQPVAMCCGPYYDGYGGGPAFNGYGMPPPQPYECYGRPVYDSWGGGPPPCYRPCPLNRCDYFSEENPQSCSIM